In Mycobacterium branderi, the DNA window GCGGCCCGGCCAGTACGCACACAGCCACGAGGCCGGCCGCTCGGTCGACGTGACGACGGCAAGCACGCAGTGCCCACCTCAGAGACGCTGCTTCGCCGACATGGGAACCGATTTCGACGATTTCACGCCCCGAGCCCATGCCTCGGCCACCGACGGAGTCAGCCCCGACGCGCAGGCGAACCGGGCACGGCTGCGCAACGCGATGAACGCCGGCGGGCTGACCGTGTACTCCGGCGAGTGGTGGCATTTCGACGGCGACGGTGCCTACGCGGACCGGCCGATCCTCGACGTCCCGGTGAACTGACTTCACATACGGTAGGGCCATGACCCGCGACGCCGTCTATACCCACGGCCACCACGAGTCGGTGCTGCGCTCTCATCGCCAGCGCACGGCGGAGAACTCCGCGGGCTACCTCTTACCGCATCTGCGCCAGGGGATCTCCCTGTTGGACATTGGCTGCGGGCCCGGGACCATCACCGTCGACCTCGCCGCACGCGTCGCGCCCGGTCAGGTCACCGCCGTCGACACCGCTGACGACGCATTGGCCGCGGCACGCGCGGAAGCACGGGCGCGCAACCTCTCCAACATCTCCTTCGCCACCGCCGACGTGCACGCGCTCGAATTCGACGACGGCACATTCGATGTCGTGCACGCCCATCAAGTGTTGCAGCACGTCGCCGATCCGGTTCAGGCGCTACGGGAGATGCGACGCGTGTGCGCGCCGGGCGGTATCGTCGCCGCGCGCGACGCCGACTACGCCGGATTCACCTGGTATCCGCAGCTTCCCACACTCGACCGCTGGCTGGACCTCTACGAACAGGCGGCTCGCGCCAACGGCGGTGAGCCCGACGCCGGCCGGCGCCTGCTGTCCTGGGCTCAACAGGCCGGATTCGACGACATCACCCCTACCGCCGGAATCTGGTGCTTCGCCACGCCAGACGACCGAGACTGGTGGGGTGGCATGTGGGCCGACCGAATTCTCGAGTCGGCCCTGGCCCGCCAGCTCGTCGAGTCAGGGATGGCGACCACTGCAGAACTCACCGAAATCGCCTCCGCCTGGCGCCAGTGGGCCGCAGCCCCTGACGGCTGGCTGGCGATCCCGCATGGCGAAATCCTTTGCCGGAAGACCTAATCCAAAAACAGGTCCGGAATCGGCTCTTCTCCGCCGCCATACCGCGACAGGTCGCCGCCGAGCACGTCCGCGTCGATGAAGCAGTTGCCGGTCGCCTCTCGTGCGGGACGCGAGATGATCTCGACGGCCGCATCGCCCATGATCTCCGGACTGCG includes these proteins:
- a CDS encoding methyltransferase domain-containing protein encodes the protein MTRDAVYTHGHHESVLRSHRQRTAENSAGYLLPHLRQGISLLDIGCGPGTITVDLAARVAPGQVTAVDTADDALAAARAEARARNLSNISFATADVHALEFDDGTFDVVHAHQVLQHVADPVQALREMRRVCAPGGIVAARDADYAGFTWYPQLPTLDRWLDLYEQAARANGGEPDAGRRLLSWAQQAGFDDITPTAGIWCFATPDDRDWWGGMWADRILESALARQLVESGMATTAELTEIASAWRQWAAAPDGWLAIPHGEILCRKT